The Daucus carota subsp. sativus chromosome 2, DH1 v3.0, whole genome shotgun sequence genome includes a window with the following:
- the LOC108207706 gene encoding tryptophan aminotransferase-related protein 2, with protein MGKGNKSLVGYDWKVFLVLAVSLNIVLISKVVYQRDGGQENKIGMLCVDAESGKYGDVHVETPSPTTISSNDVHNDVGDVGDGADHSDAHVIIDLDHGNPTMYEEYWRQMGDKTTIVIPGWQFISYFSDKNNICWFMEPDFAKAAIRLHNLVGNAATQDRYMVVGTGSSQLYQAVLYALTATDNSKPMSVVSAAPFYSAYPVLTDLLKSGLHKWAGDAYNYSTNEPYIEIVTSPNNPDGSTRRSVTSGDKRILIHDLAYYWPQYTPITHGADEDITLFTMSKSTGHAGTRIGWALVKDPEIAKKMTRYIEISTIGVSKDSQLRAAKILQTLSDQYNTTNNAEGKERFFDYSYNVMLKRWKELRAAVDNNEKFSLPKFSPDNCTFRGQSFEPQPAFAWLKCEDESVDDCANFLRGHNILGRSGKYFGSSPKYVRISMTDSNYKFKILTKRLAGLKSLDI; from the exons ATGGGGAAGGGTAACAAAAGCTTGGTGGGGTATGATTGGAAAGTTTTTCTAGTGCTAGCAGTGTCTTTAAACATTGTTTTGATATCCAAAGTAGTGTATCAGAGAGATGGAGGTCAAGAAAACAAGATTGGCATGCTTTGTGTAGATGCGGAAAGTGGTAAATATGGTGATGTGCATGTTGAAACACCGTCTCCTACAACCATTTCTAGTAACGATGTTCACAACGATGTTGGGGATGTTGGGGACGGTGCTGATCACAGTGATGCTCACGTTATTATTGATCTTGATCA TGGCAATCCAACGATGTACGAGGAGTATTGGAGGCAGATGGGCGACAAAACTACCATTGTGATACCTGGTTGGCAATTCATAAGCTACTTTTCCGATAAAAATAACATTTGCTGGTTTATGGAGCCGGATTTTGCCAAGGCGGCTATCAGGTTGCATAATTTGGTCGGAAATGCCGCGACTCAAGACCGTTACATGGTGGTAGGCACAGGTTCCTCACAACTCTACCAAGCAGTCCTCTATGCCTTAACTGCCACAGACAATTCTAAGCCAATGAGCGTCGTATCGGCTGCCCCATTCTATTCT GCTTACCCAGTATTGACCGACTTATTGAAGTCTGGACTCCATAAATGGGCTGGTGATGCGTACAATTACAGTACTAATGAGCCGTACATCGAGATTGTCACTTCTCCTAACAATCCTGATGGCTCCACAAGACGATCTGTGACAAGCGGAGATAAACGAATATTAATTCATGATCTTGCTTACTACTGGCCTCAGTATACTCCAATCACTCATGGAGCAGATGAAGATATCACCCTTTTTACCATGTCCAAAAGTACTGGTCATGCTGGGACTCGTATAGG GTGGGCACTTGTTAAAGATCCAGAAATCGCCAAGAAGATGACTAGATATATCGAGATCAGCACCATCGGTGTGTCCAAAGATTCACAGCTCCGAGCAGCAAAGATTCTGCAAACTTTGTCCGATCAATATAATACCACCAACAATGCTGAAGGGAAAGAGAGATTCTTCGACTACAGTTACAACGTCATGTTAAAGCGGTGGAAGGAACTTCGAGCAGCAGTAGATAACAATGAAAAATTCAGCTTGCCGAAATTTTCCCCTGATAACTGCACATTCAGGGGACAAAGTTTCGAGCCACAGCCTG cTTTTGCATGGCTGAAATGTGAGGATGAAAGTGTAGATGATTGTGCAAATTTTCTTCGAGGCCACAATATACTAGGCAGGAGCGGAAAATACTTTGGATCCAGCCCCAAGTATGTGAGGATCAGCATGACGGATAGCAACTACAAGTTCAAGATTTTGACCAAGAGATTGGCTGGTCTCAAGTCTTTAGATATCTGA